One Lysobacter enzymogenes DNA segment encodes these proteins:
- a CDS encoding RidA family protein, whose protein sequence is MSGAGETVRRHRFDGGDGHAQGPQAGDRLLASGGALPFLAATTLPPGCELVLLSGHTPPVIDASAPADSIAAYGDTFAQTDGTLGEPQRSLRGLGLTMGDLVQLRVYVVGDPALGGRMDNEGFSRAYARWFGTPEQPRLVARTRVQVAGLVNPGWLVEIEAVAIA, encoded by the coding sequence ATGAGCGGCGCGGGCGAAACCGTGCGCCGGCACCGCTTCGACGGCGGCGACGGCCACGCGCAGGGACCGCAGGCCGGCGACCGTCTGCTCGCCTCGGGCGGCGCGCTGCCGTTCCTGGCCGCCACGACGCTGCCGCCGGGCTGCGAACTGGTGCTGCTCAGCGGGCATACGCCGCCGGTGATCGACGCCTCGGCCCCGGCCGACAGCATCGCCGCCTACGGCGATACCTTCGCCCAGACCGACGGGACCTTGGGCGAACCGCAACGCAGCTTGCGCGGGCTCGGACTGACGATGGGCGACCTGGTGCAACTGCGCGTGTACGTGGTCGGCGACCCGGCTCTGGGCGGGCGCATGGACAACGAAGGCTTCTCGCGCGCGTACGCGCGCTGGTTCGGCACGCCGGAGCAGCCGCGGTTGGTGGCGCGTACGCGGGTGCAGGTGGCCGGATTGGTCAATCCCGGCTGGCTGGTGGAGATCGAGGCGGTGGCGATCGCTTGA
- a CDS encoding NADPH-dependent FMN reductase → MASNLRLALVYGSAREGRFCDVVGEWAQRRIARHGGFDVDRIDPVEWPLSGRPSRADEAQLQQLRQRLHAADAFVIVTPEYNHGYPAALKALIDACYEPWRAKPVAFVSYGASSGGLRAIEQLRQVFGELHAATLRDGVCLAHAWRQFGPDGELREPQAAHAAMDTALARLRWWALALRNARETMPYELATEAAA, encoded by the coding sequence ATGGCTTCCAATCTCCGCCTCGCGCTGGTTTACGGCAGCGCGCGCGAAGGGCGTTTCTGCGACGTGGTCGGCGAGTGGGCGCAGCGCCGCATCGCCCGCCACGGCGGTTTCGACGTCGACCGCATCGATCCGGTCGAATGGCCGCTGTCGGGCCGCCCCAGCCGCGCCGACGAGGCGCAACTGCAGCAGTTGCGCCAGCGCCTGCACGCCGCCGACGCGTTCGTGATCGTCACGCCCGAATACAACCACGGCTATCCGGCGGCGCTGAAGGCGCTGATCGACGCCTGCTACGAACCCTGGCGGGCCAAACCGGTGGCCTTCGTCAGCTACGGCGCCAGTTCCGGCGGGCTGCGCGCGATCGAGCAGCTGCGCCAGGTGTTCGGCGAATTGCACGCAGCGACCTTGCGCGACGGCGTGTGCCTGGCCCACGCCTGGCGCCAGTTCGGCCCCGACGGCGAACTGCGCGAGCCGCAGGCCGCGCACGCGGCGATGGACACGGCCTTGGCGCGGCTGCGCTGGTGGGCGCTGGCCCTGCGCAACGCGCGCGAAACGATGCCCTACGAACTCGCCACCGAGGCGGCAGCATGA
- a CDS encoding APC family permease, giving the protein MSDPSPAPGDAGTVRAVSRWQIVGLSINDVIGSGIYLLPATAAMLLGPASLWAVLLAGFAVALLVLCYAQAASYFDQPGGGYLYAREAFGPFAGFEVGWMLLVTRISTAASLSNGLAEAVALFWPAAKAGPARVFIVAGSLGLLVLINVLGVRTAARAGVALAIGKLVPLVLFVAIGAFYFDPALLHSGAPLPMDHLGEAALLLLFAYAGFENLPAAAGEYRNPRRDVPFALLTMIVLVTIVYFAVQLVALGTLPGIAQSTSPLAEAAAHFSGTGLALVLTVGAAISILGTNSNTVMMGPRYLLALSRDGYGPRALGAIHPRFHTPARAVLLLGAIALALALTGSFQQLALLSVVARLCTYIGTAVSVLVLQKRHRGREGALHLPGGPLIPIAAIVLSLGLLASASVKNLIAAAIALVVGAVIYKLRRAPEAAV; this is encoded by the coding sequence CTGTCCGATCCCAGCCCTGCCCCCGGCGACGCCGGCACCGTGCGCGCGGTCAGCCGCTGGCAGATCGTCGGCCTGTCGATCAACGACGTGATCGGCAGCGGCATCTACCTGCTGCCGGCGACCGCGGCGATGCTGCTCGGGCCGGCCAGCTTGTGGGCGGTGCTGCTGGCCGGCTTCGCCGTGGCGCTGCTGGTGCTGTGCTACGCGCAGGCGGCGAGCTATTTCGACCAGCCCGGCGGAGGCTATCTGTATGCGCGCGAGGCGTTCGGCCCGTTCGCCGGCTTCGAGGTCGGCTGGATGCTGCTGGTCACCCGCATCTCCACCGCCGCCTCGCTCAGCAACGGCCTGGCCGAGGCGGTGGCGCTGTTCTGGCCGGCGGCCAAGGCCGGGCCGGCGCGGGTGTTCATCGTCGCCGGTTCGCTCGGCCTGCTGGTGCTGATCAACGTGCTGGGCGTGCGCACCGCCGCGCGCGCCGGCGTGGCCCTGGCGATCGGCAAGCTGGTGCCGTTGGTGCTGTTCGTGGCGATCGGCGCGTTCTACTTCGACCCCGCGCTGCTGCATTCCGGTGCGCCGCTGCCGATGGACCACCTCGGCGAAGCGGCGTTGTTGCTGCTGTTCGCCTACGCCGGCTTCGAGAACCTGCCCGCGGCGGCCGGCGAATACCGCAACCCACGCCGCGACGTGCCGTTCGCGCTGCTGACCATGATCGTGCTGGTGACGATCGTCTACTTCGCCGTGCAGCTCGTCGCCCTGGGCACCTTGCCCGGCATCGCCCAGTCGACCAGTCCGCTGGCCGAGGCGGCCGCGCATTTCAGCGGCACCGGCCTGGCGCTGGTGCTGACGGTCGGCGCGGCGATCTCGATCCTGGGCACCAACAGCAACACGGTGATGATGGGGCCGCGCTACCTGCTGGCGCTGTCGCGCGACGGCTACGGCCCGCGTGCGCTCGGCGCGATCCATCCTCGCTTCCACACCCCGGCGCGGGCGGTGCTGCTGCTCGGCGCGATCGCGCTGGCGCTGGCGCTGACCGGCTCGTTCCAGCAGTTGGCGCTGCTGTCGGTGGTGGCGCGGCTGTGCACCTACATCGGCACCGCGGTGTCGGTGCTGGTGCTGCAAAAGCGCCACCGCGGCCGCGAGGGCGCGCTGCACCTGCCGGGCGGGCCGTTGATCCCGATCGCGGCGATCGTGCTGTCGCTGGGGCTGCTGGCCAGCGCCAGCGTAAAAAACCTGATCGCCGCGGCGATCGCGCTGGTGGTGGGCGCGGTGATCTACAAGCTGCGGCGCGCGCCGGAAGCCGCCGTGTGA
- a CDS encoding lytic transglycosylase domain-containing protein has product MTAPARPRTLVLRFAAAFALLALANTAVQARTVYRCVRDGTVSLATAPEPGSRCEAKQIDDNAVKLPNLWGELGVINGNLYERQQDGKTVYSTRNLPGSVRVMGFSVETPPGEPAHPGLGKVGKPQLDKFAAQFRSAAKANGLDDAWLRAIAHAESGFDAQAVSSKGAQGVMQLMPDTAKEYGVVDPFSSDESIKAGARHLKSLLRRYNNDLTLATAAYNAGIGTVTRYRGVPPYRETQEYIAKVEALVQRYQLALGTRKPALRAAQ; this is encoded by the coding sequence ATGACCGCCCCCGCGCGCCCCCGCACCCTGGTTCTGCGCTTCGCCGCCGCCTTCGCCCTGCTGGCGCTGGCGAACACGGCCGTGCAGGCGCGCACCGTGTACCGCTGCGTGCGCGACGGCACCGTCAGCCTCGCCACCGCGCCCGAACCGGGTTCGCGCTGCGAAGCCAAACAGATCGACGACAACGCGGTGAAGCTGCCGAACCTGTGGGGCGAGCTCGGCGTCATCAACGGCAACCTCTACGAGCGCCAGCAGGACGGCAAGACCGTCTACAGCACGCGCAACCTGCCCGGTTCGGTGCGGGTGATGGGCTTCAGCGTGGAAACGCCGCCGGGAGAGCCGGCGCATCCGGGCCTGGGCAAGGTCGGCAAGCCGCAGTTGGACAAGTTCGCCGCGCAGTTCCGCAGCGCGGCCAAGGCCAACGGCCTGGACGACGCCTGGTTGCGCGCGATCGCCCACGCCGAAAGCGGCTTCGACGCGCAAGCGGTGTCGAGCAAGGGCGCGCAGGGCGTGATGCAGCTGATGCCGGACACCGCGAAGGAATACGGCGTGGTCGATCCGTTCTCCTCGGACGAATCGATCAAGGCCGGCGCGCGCCACCTCAAGTCGCTGCTGCGGCGCTACAACAACGACCTGACCCTGGCCACGGCCGCCTACAACGCCGGCATCGGCACGGTGACGCGCTACCGCGGCGTGCCGCCGTACCGCGAAACCCAGGAGTACATCGCCAAGGTCGAGGCGCTGGTGCAGCGCTATCAGTTGGCGTTGGGGACGCGCAAGCCGGCGTTGCGCGCGGCGCAGTGA
- a CDS encoding PQQ-dependent sugar dehydrogenase has translation MKLKTLCLSCVAALALSAAATTASAHDAPADDAGAAKANPFTATEVARFNEPWAMTFLPNGRLLVTEKRGVLKVLTIGGSAQTITGVPAVAYGGQGGFGDVILHPQFATNSLIYISYAERGTTSGTAGATVARAKLNLTSSGGSLSNLQVLWRQPKLSGSNHYGHRLAFGPDHKLWITSSERQKFDPAQDLNSPLGKVIRLNDDGSVPTDNPFYNRGGVAATVWSYGHRNLLGIAFDAQNKLWTHEMGPKGGDELNLIERGSNYGWPLVSQGDHYDGTPIPRHNTRPDLNAPEAWWNPVIAPAGFVIYSGTRFPNWAGSGLIGGLASQALVRVKFNGNTAAEAERYPMGKRIREVEQGPNGDVWLLEDGTNARLLRLTPL, from the coding sequence ATGAAACTCAAGACGCTATGCCTGTCGTGCGTTGCCGCGCTGGCCCTGTCCGCGGCCGCCACCACCGCCAGCGCGCACGATGCGCCGGCCGACGACGCGGGCGCGGCCAAGGCCAACCCGTTCACCGCCACCGAAGTGGCGCGTTTCAACGAACCCTGGGCGATGACCTTCCTGCCCAACGGCCGCCTGCTGGTCACCGAGAAGCGCGGCGTGCTCAAGGTGCTGACCATCGGCGGCAGCGCGCAGACCATCACCGGCGTGCCGGCCGTGGCCTACGGCGGCCAGGGCGGATTCGGCGACGTGATCCTGCATCCGCAGTTCGCGACCAACAGCCTGATCTACATCAGCTACGCCGAGAGAGGCACGACCAGCGGCACCGCCGGCGCCACCGTCGCGCGCGCCAAGCTCAACCTCACCAGTTCCGGCGGCTCGCTGAGCAACCTGCAGGTGCTGTGGCGCCAGCCCAAGCTCAGCGGCAGCAACCACTACGGCCACCGCCTCGCGTTCGGCCCGGACCACAAGCTGTGGATCACCTCCAGCGAGCGGCAGAAGTTCGACCCCGCGCAGGACCTCAACTCGCCGCTGGGCAAGGTGATCCGGCTCAACGACGACGGCAGCGTGCCGACCGACAATCCCTTCTACAACCGCGGCGGCGTCGCCGCGACGGTGTGGTCCTACGGCCACCGCAACCTGCTCGGCATCGCGTTCGATGCGCAGAACAAGCTGTGGACCCACGAGATGGGGCCCAAGGGCGGCGACGAACTCAACCTGATCGAGCGCGGCTCCAACTACGGCTGGCCGCTGGTCTCGCAGGGCGACCACTACGACGGCACGCCGATCCCGCGCCACAACACCCGCCCCGACCTCAACGCGCCGGAAGCGTGGTGGAACCCGGTGATCGCGCCGGCCGGCTTCGTGATCTACTCGGGCACCCGCTTCCCGAACTGGGCCGGCAGCGGCCTGATCGGCGGCCTCGCCTCGCAGGCGCTGGTGCGGGTCAAGTTCAACGGCAATACCGCGGCCGAAGCCGAGCGCTATCCGATGGGCAAGCGCATCCGCGAGGTCGAGCAAGGGCCTAATGGCGATGTGTGGTTGCTCGAGGATGGGACGAATGCGCGGTTGCTGCGGCTTACGCCTCTTTGA
- a CDS encoding CPXCG motif-containing cysteine-rich protein: MLPSVEAYCPYCGEPIDLLVDDSAGDQRYIEDCQVCCRPIVVAVSVDEDGEPRVDVFAENEA; encoded by the coding sequence ATGCTGCCCAGCGTGGAAGCGTATTGCCCGTATTGCGGCGAACCGATCGATCTGCTGGTCGACGACTCCGCCGGCGATCAGCGTTATATCGAGGATTGCCAGGTCTGCTGCCGCCCGATCGTGGTCGCGGTGAGCGTGGACGAGGACGGCGAGCCGCGCGTGGACGTGTTCGCCGAGAACGAAGCGTGA